Proteins from a genomic interval of Salinarchaeum sp. Harcht-Bsk1:
- a CDS encoding polymer-forming cytoskeletal protein, which yields MTLRNRPLDELVIPDETTVEEHDLVTEGDVVVGGRGTVEFGVRGRNVLAGEGTEFGGDIEAEADCRLDMWSDVAGNVLVGRDAYLGERVHVDGELKVAGDLDIGDDVEIEEGFEANGWIVIRNPMPTIVFLFVYLSQLLRMGEEDAAQELVGNLTESDSMDAEPLVIPRGARVGDETWQTDTPARIGDDCRLHGNVRATEITVGEDNDVFGSLRAKGDVVVGDGTTIHGDLSTRNGTVSLEGDARVLGDVACSDLAVSRGADVDGTMRASGEVKILEGAAMPHLSD from the coding sequence GACCGTCGAGGAGCACGACCTGGTCACCGAGGGCGACGTGGTCGTCGGTGGACGGGGCACCGTCGAGTTCGGCGTCCGGGGCAGGAACGTGCTGGCCGGCGAGGGCACCGAGTTCGGCGGCGACATCGAAGCCGAGGCGGACTGCCGGCTGGACATGTGGTCCGACGTGGCCGGCAACGTCCTCGTCGGTCGCGACGCCTACCTCGGCGAGCGGGTGCACGTTGACGGCGAGTTGAAGGTCGCTGGCGACCTCGACATCGGCGACGACGTCGAGATCGAGGAGGGATTCGAGGCAAACGGCTGGATCGTCATCCGGAACCCGATGCCGACGATCGTCTTCCTGTTCGTCTACCTCTCCCAGCTATTGCGGATGGGTGAGGAGGACGCCGCCCAGGAACTCGTCGGCAACCTCACGGAGAGCGACAGCATGGACGCCGAGCCCCTGGTCATCCCGCGGGGCGCCCGCGTCGGTGACGAGACCTGGCAGACCGACACGCCGGCCCGGATCGGCGACGATTGCCGACTCCACGGCAACGTCCGAGCGACGGAGATCACCGTCGGCGAGGATAACGACGTGTTCGGGAGCCTCCGCGCGAAGGGCGACGTCGTCGTCGGCGACGGCACGACGATCCACGGCGACCTCTCGACGCGGAACGGCACAGTCTCGCTGGAGGGTGACGCCCGCGTGCTCGGCGACGTCGCCTGCTCGGATCTCGCGGTGAGCCGTGGCGCGGACGTCGACGGCACGATGCGCGCCAGCGGCGAGGTCAAGATTCTCGAGGGCGCGGCGATGCCCCACCTCAGCGACTGA
- a CDS encoding CBS domain-containing protein, which translates to MDIASIVSDDFVEFTPDTTVSKLAGTFDDPGVKGVVVRGDQFEGVVTRRQLATSHLQPNETVGSLVWHVPKLAPNEDVRKVAQLMIDSDSRVLPVFEGRDLIGVVDVDGILEAVQEFLDAATVAEAQSADLVSLDPDATVGEAIHEFRDRRITHLPVVEADEAIGILSLYDVTDVTVRAVTQSQGGDAGGTDAFGGEISASSGRSGRGGFGAREGESARLLDLPVRDLMVSPVRTIHPEATLEEAVEEMFDVGGSSLVVTRNGSPHGIVTKTDVLESLTWEAGGNRGVQVYGTELIDDVSYDDVVAMIDTFDSRDDDMNVLEAKVHLHEHDEKHRGTPLLLARIRLHTDRGLFVASGEGYGASQALNEAQDVVERQIRDQKTHGKSKKHRDEAFWEKRFGWLLEEAP; encoded by the coding sequence ATGGACATCGCATCTATCGTTTCCGACGACTTCGTCGAGTTCACTCCGGATACCACCGTTTCGAAACTCGCTGGCACGTTCGACGATCCCGGCGTCAAGGGCGTCGTCGTGCGGGGCGACCAGTTCGAGGGCGTCGTGACCCGCCGACAGCTCGCCACCTCGCACCTCCAGCCCAACGAGACCGTCGGCTCGCTAGTGTGGCACGTCCCCAAGCTCGCCCCCAACGAAGACGTCCGAAAGGTCGCCCAGCTCATGATCGACAGCGACTCTCGCGTCCTCCCCGTGTTCGAGGGCAGAGACCTGATCGGCGTGGTCGACGTCGACGGCATCCTCGAGGCCGTCCAGGAGTTCCTCGACGCCGCGACCGTTGCCGAGGCCCAGAGTGCCGACCTCGTCTCGCTCGACCCCGACGCCACCGTCGGCGAGGCCATCCACGAGTTCCGCGACCGCCGGATCACGCACCTGCCGGTCGTCGAGGCCGACGAGGCGATCGGCATCCTGAGTCTCTACGACGTGACCGACGTCACGGTCCGGGCGGTGACCCAGAGCCAGGGCGGCGACGCGGGCGGTACCGACGCGTTCGGCGGCGAGATCTCCGCGAGCAGCGGCCGTTCGGGACGCGGCGGTTTCGGGGCCAGAGAGGGCGAGTCCGCACGGCTGCTCGACCTCCCGGTCCGTGACCTCATGGTCTCGCCCGTCCGGACTATCCACCCCGAGGCGACGCTCGAGGAGGCAGTCGAGGAGATGTTCGACGTCGGCGGCTCCTCGCTCGTCGTCACCAGGAACGGGAGCCCGCACGGCATCGTCACCAAGACCGACGTCCTCGAATCGCTGACGTGGGAGGCCGGGGGCAACAGGGGCGTTCAGGTCTACGGCACGGAGCTAATCGACGACGTGAGCTACGACGACGTCGTGGCGATGATCGACACGTTCGACAGCCGCGACGACGACATGAACGTCCTCGAGGCCAAGGTCCACCTCCACGAACACGACGAGAAACACCGGGGTACGCCGCTCCTGCTCGCCCGCATCCGGCTGCACACCGACCGCGGCCTCTTCGTCGCGTCGGGGGAGGGCTACGGTGCGAGCCAGGCGCTCAACGAGGCGCAGGACGTCGTCGAGCGCCAGATTCGCGACCAGAAGACCCACGGGAAGAGCAAGAAGCACCGCGACGAGGCGTTCTGGGAGAAGCGCTTCGGCTGGCTGCTCGAGGAAGCGCCCTGA
- a CDS encoding CBS domain-containing protein, with translation MPIQDLAREDVVTTGPETPVPDVARMMDEETVGSVVVTEGDQPVGIITDRDLALRVVAESANPADHTAADVMSTDLHTATPDTGFYQAAEEMRANGIRRLPLCDDDGSLVGIITSDDLNELLADEHQELSTVLQAQRPSY, from the coding sequence ATGCCAATTCAGGACCTCGCTCGCGAGGACGTCGTAACCACAGGACCAGAGACGCCAGTACCGGACGTCGCTCGGATGATGGACGAAGAGACGGTCGGTAGCGTCGTCGTCACCGAAGGCGACCAGCCGGTCGGCATCATCACCGACCGCGACCTCGCACTTCGCGTCGTCGCGGAGTCGGCCAACCCGGCCGATCACACGGCGGCGGACGTCATGTCGACGGATCTCCACACCGCCACGCCCGACACGGGCTTCTACCAGGCTGCCGAGGAGATGCGCGCGAACGGCATCCGACGACTCCCGCTCTGTGACGACGACGGTTCGCTCGTGGGGATCATCACGTCCGACGACCTCAACGAACTGCTCGCGGACGAACACCAGGAGCTCTCGACAGTGCTCCAGGCCCAGCGCCCCTCGTACTGA
- a CDS encoding LEA type 2 family protein, producing MSDNGSPGEGADAADDPLAGGGTGTDAGAASQAAGASSESALGAAAGTAKAALAPLVASKLRIFLLFLVATGGLLGGGFALGVLGAPAVNGVQNDFGNVTEDETTILTNVSVQNPNPIGLSLGGVTIDYQVSMNDVRVANGTKNGVSMGSGNSTMRLETTLYNDRIPPWFASHVRNDERTAVNIDATIDAYGFTRSISQQREIDTDILGSFSSTQDRPIDANQPLISDPVLVVEETDASWGTVSREETPIDMSFAMYNPNTQPIAISELRYNVTMNDVLVSQGATEDPFVIPGGTRNTLHATTAIQNQRLDEWWVSHLDESVYGHQVSQFRIDFTAVVELPTGETVVVPLDDLAYEDWITTDLFDEGGSVGVPPSEQSGDGSGSEGGNTSDDGTTDDGNTTDGSGGNDSDDGGFLG from the coding sequence ATGTCCGATAACGGATCGCCCGGAGAGGGCGCTGACGCCGCGGACGACCCCCTCGCGGGAGGTGGAACCGGAACGGACGCCGGGGCAGCGAGCCAGGCGGCCGGTGCGTCGAGCGAGAGTGCGCTCGGTGCTGCCGCAGGGACCGCGAAGGCAGCGCTCGCCCCGCTCGTCGCCTCGAAGCTCCGGATCTTCCTCCTGTTCCTCGTCGCGACCGGCGGGCTCCTCGGCGGTGGCTTCGCACTGGGCGTGCTCGGCGCACCGGCGGTCAACGGGGTGCAGAACGACTTCGGGAACGTCACCGAGGACGAGACGACCATCCTTACGAACGTGTCCGTCCAGAACCCGAACCCGATCGGCCTGTCGCTGGGCGGCGTCACCATCGACTACCAGGTCTCGATGAACGACGTTCGGGTCGCGAACGGGACGAAGAACGGCGTCTCGATGGGGAGCGGGAACTCGACGATGCGTCTCGAGACGACGCTCTACAACGATCGGATCCCGCCGTGGTTCGCGAGCCACGTCCGCAACGACGAGCGGACCGCCGTGAACATCGACGCGACCATCGACGCGTACGGGTTCACCCGGTCGATCAGCCAGCAGCGCGAAATCGATACCGACATCCTCGGCTCCTTCTCCTCCACCCAGGATCGGCCGATCGACGCGAACCAGCCGCTGATCTCGGACCCTGTCCTGGTGGTCGAGGAGACCGACGCTAGCTGGGGGACGGTCTCCCGCGAGGAGACGCCGATCGACATGTCGTTCGCGATGTACAACCCCAACACGCAGCCGATCGCCATCTCCGAACTCCGGTACAACGTCACGATGAACGACGTGCTCGTGAGCCAGGGTGCGACGGAGGATCCCTTCGTTATCCCGGGCGGGACGCGCAACACGCTCCACGCGACGACGGCGATCCAGAACCAGCGCCTCGACGAGTGGTGGGTGTCCCACCTCGACGAGTCTGTCTACGGCCACCAGGTCAGCCAGTTCCGGATCGACTTCACCGCGGTCGTCGAACTCCCAACCGGCGAGACGGTGGTCGTCCCGCTCGACGACCTCGCGTACGAGGACTGGATCACGACCGACCTCTTCGACGAGGGCGGGTCGGTCGGCGTGCCGCCGAGCGAGCAGTCGGGCGACGGGAGCGGCTCCGAGGGCGGGAATACGTCCGACGACGGTACCACCGACGACGGCAACACGACCGACGGCTCCGGTGGCAACGATTCCGACGACGGCGGTTTCCTCGGCTAG
- a CDS encoding ferredoxin family protein yields MAIDPNFEENREVVDEHEGHDVWGPVDEPEELGIHGTHVAVDFDICIADGACLEDCPVDVFEWVDSPDHPESEIKADPTHEEQCIDCMLCVDVCPVDAIDVDAGRAGRK; encoded by the coding sequence ATGGCGATAGACCCGAACTTCGAGGAGAACCGCGAGGTCGTCGACGAGCACGAAGGCCACGACGTGTGGGGGCCAGTCGACGAGCCCGAGGAACTCGGGATTCACGGCACCCACGTCGCCGTGGACTTCGACATCTGCATCGCCGATGGCGCTTGCCTGGAAGACTGTCCCGTGGACGTCTTCGAGTGGGTCGACTCGCCGGACCACCCCGAGAGCGAAATCAAGGCCGATCCCACCCACGAGGAGCAGTGCATCGACTGCATGCTCTGCGTCGACGTCTGCCCCGTGGACGCGATCGACGTCGACGCAGGTCGAGCGGGTCGCAAGTGA
- a CDS encoding electron transfer flavoprotein subunit beta, which translates to MKLLALTKGVPDFSEGAVSFDEDGHLERGDTPTVMNPNDEQALEAALQTKVRHDGTVGLMSMGPPGYQDILEEGMRSVYADELYLLSDREMAAADTWATAITVATGIEQMEEEPDIVFAGFKTADGETGHTGPQTCWALERPLITHVISLDVDPDEEIVRAKRLVKGDVSEIETVEAPMPCAIVTDPEFEPVYRKAEHRLKHKDLRAETQERVENAEEHLTVWDHEDLNLDPDYIGLDGSPTIVSGVDPIPKAPDEREATVIEQDDQEGMREVVEEITQFAAGGD; encoded by the coding sequence ATGAAGCTACTCGCACTCACCAAGGGCGTACCGGACTTCAGCGAGGGCGCCGTCTCTTTCGACGAGGACGGCCACCTCGAGCGGGGGGACACACCCACCGTGATGAATCCGAACGACGAACAGGCACTCGAGGCGGCCCTGCAGACCAAGGTCCGCCACGACGGCACCGTCGGCCTCATGAGCATGGGGCCGCCGGGGTATCAGGACATCCTCGAAGAGGGAATGCGGTCGGTCTACGCCGACGAACTGTACCTCCTCTCCGACCGGGAGATGGCCGCCGCAGACACCTGGGCGACGGCGATCACCGTCGCGACCGGGATCGAGCAGATGGAGGAGGAGCCCGACATCGTGTTCGCGGGCTTCAAGACTGCCGACGGGGAGACCGGTCACACTGGCCCACAGACCTGCTGGGCGCTCGAACGGCCGCTGATCACGCACGTGATCTCGCTGGACGTCGACCCCGACGAGGAGATCGTCCGCGCGAAGCGACTCGTCAAGGGCGACGTCTCCGAGATCGAGACCGTCGAGGCGCCGATGCCGTGTGCGATCGTGACCGACCCCGAGTTCGAACCGGTCTACCGCAAGGCCGAGCACCGCCTGAAGCACAAGGACCTCCGCGCCGAGACCCAGGAGCGCGTCGAGAACGCCGAGGAGCACCTCACGGTCTGGGACCACGAGGACCTCAACCTCGACCCCGACTACATCGGGCTCGACGGCTCGCCGACGATCGTCTCCGGCGTCGACCCGATCCCCAAGGCACCGGACGAGCGCGAGGCGACCGTGATCGAACAGGACGACCAGGAGGGGATGCGCGAGGTCGTCGAGGAGATCACGCAGTTCGCTGCGGGGGGTGACTGA
- a CDS encoding electron transfer flavoprotein subunit alpha/FixB family protein, with amino-acid sequence MPEIDPTEHEISELGPKVNQVEDVDELQEMLELEEGGEDRTPVKTLIESRIETLEAEDEEPEDAGEVDLSEKTTADVGNLIRDVDEVEDLEALLEQEESGEDRDSVKRLINQRIDSVQGSDDDGEEEEILPPEEAHPDLDHPTADKRHVRALEDGEYRDMWVYCETQHGELLDVSKEMLGKARELMDGYNEDYDEAEKVVAVVIGDDAEPIAEDTIEYGADLAVYYDDERLDRFRHKPYSEVFCDMARGAGHPYGREDRPDEDWHDYDEPRYAIFPATHNGRDLSALVQAELDSGLASDCSDLYIENEVISNPVKTGAKDKVEFERVLHMPRPDFSGFEYSTILCLDSPRREFHPQGASVIPGKFELPDPDPEREGEVVEHSFDLDDAWLDVEVTDHDRLEGGVDLTDHEVVVCVGRGIDRNPTEGIELGVELSEAFEDGAFGLTRGVITSSFQFAGHVEQYTGEDRQIGESGQEVEPDLYIAAGVSGAIQHKVGCEESDTIVAINTDEHADIRDWSDYYIHGDLFDVLPAFTEAVESGSVDSALEEFGAVPAAGGDDD; translated from the coding sequence ATGCCCGAGATCGACCCCACCGAGCACGAGATTTCCGAACTCGGCCCGAAAGTGAACCAGGTCGAGGACGTCGACGAACTCCAGGAGATGCTCGAACTGGAGGAGGGCGGCGAGGACCGCACCCCGGTCAAGACCCTCATCGAGAGCCGGATCGAGACGCTCGAAGCCGAGGACGAGGAGCCCGAAGACGCCGGCGAGGTCGACCTGAGCGAGAAGACCACCGCCGACGTCGGGAACCTCATCCGGGACGTCGACGAGGTCGAGGACCTCGAAGCGCTGCTCGAACAGGAGGAGAGCGGCGAGGACCGCGACTCGGTGAAGCGCCTGATCAACCAGCGCATCGACTCCGTCCAGGGCAGCGACGACGACGGCGAGGAGGAAGAGATCCTCCCGCCGGAGGAGGCCCACCCCGACCTCGACCACCCGACGGCGGACAAGCGCCACGTCCGCGCCCTCGAGGACGGCGAGTACCGCGACATGTGGGTCTACTGTGAGACCCAGCACGGCGAACTCCTCGACGTCTCGAAGGAGATGCTCGGGAAGGCCCGCGAGCTGATGGACGGGTACAACGAGGACTACGACGAGGCGGAGAAGGTCGTCGCGGTCGTCATCGGCGACGACGCCGAGCCGATCGCCGAGGACACCATCGAGTACGGTGCCGACCTCGCGGTCTACTACGATGACGAGCGCCTCGACCGGTTCCGACACAAGCCCTATTCCGAGGTCTTCTGCGACATGGCGCGGGGCGCCGGCCACCCCTACGGCCGCGAGGACCGCCCCGACGAAGACTGGCACGACTACGACGAGCCACGCTACGCCATCTTCCCGGCGACGCACAACGGTCGGGACCTCTCCGCGCTGGTCCAGGCCGAACTCGACTCCGGGCTCGCCTCGGACTGTTCGGACCTCTACATCGAGAACGAGGTCATCTCGAACCCCGTCAAGACCGGCGCGAAGGACAAGGTGGAGTTCGAGCGCGTGCTCCACATGCCCCGCCCGGACTTCTCCGGGTTCGAGTACTCGACGATCCTCTGTCTGGACTCCCCGCGACGGGAGTTCCACCCGCAGGGCGCGTCGGTGATCCCGGGCAAGTTCGAACTGCCCGACCCCGACCCCGAGCGCGAGGGCGAGGTCGTCGAGCACAGCTTCGACCTCGACGACGCCTGGCTCGACGTCGAGGTCACCGACCACGACCGCCTCGAGGGCGGCGTCGACCTCACCGACCACGAGGTCGTCGTCTGCGTCGGTCGCGGGATCGACCGCAATCCGACCGAGGGGATCGAACTCGGCGTCGAACTCTCCGAAGCGTTCGAGGACGGCGCCTTCGGCCTCACGCGCGGCGTGATCACCTCCTCCTTCCAGTTCGCCGGCCACGTCGAGCAGTACACCGGCGAGGACCGCCAGATCGGCGAGTCCGGGCAGGAGGTCGAACCGGACCTCTACATCGCCGCGGGCGTCTCCGGGGCGATCCAGCACAAGGTCGGCTGCGAGGAGTCGGACACGATCGTCGCGATCAACACCGACGAGCACGCGGACATCCGCGACTGGTCGGACTACTACATCCACGGCGACCTTTTCGACGTGCTGCCCGCGTTCACCGAGGCGGTCGAATCCGGGAGCGTGGACTCGGCGCTCGAGGAGTTCGGTGCGGTGCCGGCCGCGGGTGGTGACGATGACTGA
- a CDS encoding FAD-dependent monooxygenase, whose protein sequence is MDEHEHYEAIVVGCGPGGAAAAAALAANDVETLVLERGVDAGSKNVSGGLIYAEESAPYTIDDLFPDFREEATERPAVEYKMHNCSEEKVATFDLESIHNKGTEWCDAVLRRHMDSWLAEQVHERTRETGGGLLTDVRVNGLLRENGEIVGVTCDELDPITADLIVAADGVNSELARDAGLMDWEEPDDWFQGVKAVVDMDRETIEERFDLDGPDDGAAHLFSGDLFEGVRGGGFLYTNEDSLSIGTVFHLDSIADERAEPQDLLDALLTHPLLDQWFQGEYDELEYSAKLVPDSKKVANPSPHQGRLLLVGDAAGQMQAQGPIIKGMNHAVSAGGLAAEAFQDAKTRGDPSAAGQLYEQKLNDEGVMDKLRPTRYEATSWLSESSVMTSIGSAVLNSPVGRFGVKTFDGLLEKSFNSPFVLGMIPDTKISYVTVPTVIGDVLGEPVSAEHEIEPPDLADRIGDLTYDVGDPHIEVLDNSYEASGTAVTACPVSAEEFGGGCYRSETIETNGDTERVVSLDTQPCVECGTCAVVADTHWEHPAGGKGVEYKQG, encoded by the coding sequence ATGGACGAGCACGAACACTACGAGGCGATCGTCGTGGGCTGTGGCCCCGGCGGCGCCGCGGCGGCAGCGGCACTGGCAGCGAACGACGTCGAGACGCTCGTGCTCGAACGGGGCGTCGACGCCGGTTCGAAGAACGTCTCCGGCGGGCTGATCTACGCCGAGGAGTCGGCGCCGTACACGATCGACGACCTGTTCCCCGACTTCCGCGAGGAAGCCACGGAACGGCCCGCCGTCGAGTACAAGATGCACAACTGCTCTGAGGAGAAGGTCGCGACCTTCGACCTCGAGTCGATCCACAACAAGGGCACGGAGTGGTGTGACGCCGTCCTCCGTCGGCACATGGACTCCTGGCTCGCAGAGCAGGTCCACGAGCGCACGCGCGAGACCGGCGGCGGCCTGCTCACCGACGTCCGCGTGAACGGTCTCCTCCGCGAGAACGGCGAGATCGTCGGCGTCACCTGCGACGAACTCGACCCGATCACCGCGGACCTGATCGTCGCGGCCGACGGCGTCAACTCCGAACTCGCCCGCGACGCGGGCCTGATGGACTGGGAGGAGCCCGACGACTGGTTCCAGGGCGTCAAGGCCGTCGTCGACATGGATCGGGAGACGATCGAGGAGCGCTTCGACCTCGACGGCCCCGACGACGGCGCCGCCCACCTGTTCTCCGGCGACCTCTTCGAGGGCGTCCGGGGCGGTGGCTTCCTCTACACGAACGAGGACTCGCTGTCGATCGGGACCGTCTTCCACCTCGACTCGATCGCCGACGAGCGCGCGGAGCCCCAGGACCTGCTGGACGCCCTGCTGACCCACCCGCTACTCGACCAGTGGTTCCAGGGCGAGTACGACGAACTTGAGTACTCCGCGAAGCTCGTACCCGACTCGAAGAAGGTCGCGAACCCCTCGCCACACCAGGGGCGCCTGCTCCTCGTCGGCGACGCCGCCGGGCAGATGCAGGCCCAGGGCCCGATCATCAAAGGGATGAACCACGCCGTCTCCGCCGGCGGACTCGCCGCTGAGGCGTTCCAGGACGCCAAGACTCGCGGCGATCCCAGCGCGGCGGGGCAGCTCTACGAGCAGAAACTGAACGACGAGGGCGTGATGGACAAGCTCCGCCCCACGCGCTACGAGGCGACGAGCTGGCTGTCGGAGAGTTCCGTCATGACCTCGATCGGTTCGGCCGTGCTGAACTCGCCGGTCGGCCGGTTCGGCGTGAAGACGTTCGACGGCCTGCTCGAGAAGTCCTTCAACTCGCCGTTCGTGCTCGGGATGATCCCCGACACGAAGATCTCCTACGTCACGGTGCCGACCGTAATCGGCGACGTGCTCGGGGAGCCGGTCTCCGCCGAGCACGAGATCGAGCCGCCGGACCTCGCGGATCGCATCGGCGACCTCACCTACGACGTGGGCGACCCCCACATCGAAGTGCTCGACAACTCCTACGAGGCCAGCGGCACGGCGGTCACCGCCTGCCCGGTCTCCGCGGAGGAGTTCGGCGGCGGCTGTTACCGCTCGGAGACGATCGAGACAAACGGCGACACCGAACGGGTCGTCAGCCTCGACACCCAGCCCTGCGTCGAGTGTGGGACCTGTGCCGTCGTCGCGGACACCCACTGGGAACACCCCGCGGGCGGCAAGGGCGTCGAGTACAAGCAGGGATGA